One segment of Acropora muricata isolate sample 2 chromosome 8, ASM3666990v1, whole genome shotgun sequence DNA contains the following:
- the LOC136924668 gene encoding uncharacterized protein has product MLSLSKNSVGNVYAVLRYHCRRDLQDRPIIPFNGNVYVVKWDESQFKHKSKYQRGRRARNNVWVFGVICANFRPCRGYFQVVERRDRITLTQILQRVLLPGAEVHTDDWGAYRNLHHHVPNITVHRTVTHQNSFVDPVTGVHTQEAESAWARLKYHIKREKGIRKPDIQAFLDEQMWRDWKGLDSVFDNMLVLIPNYYPL; this is encoded by the exons ATGTTATCTCTTTCAAAGAACTCAGTCGGCAATGTTTACGCTGTTCTGAGGTATCATTGTAGACGAGATTTGCAGGACAGACCAATCATCCCATTTAATGGGAATGTTTACGTAGTTAAATGGGACGAGAGCCAGTTCAAGCACAAATCAAAA TACCAGCGAGGCAGGAGGGCTCGCAACAACGTCTGGGTGTTTGGAGTTATCTGTGCGAATTTCCGACCTTGTCGTGGATACTTTCAAGTAGTAGAGAGAAGAGATAGGATTACGCTGACACAAATATTGCAGAGGGTTCTCCTGCCAGGAGCTGAAGTACACACAGACGACTGGGGTGCATACAGGAATTTGCATCATCATGTACCAAACATAACTGTCCATCGAACTGTTACACATCAAAATAGTTTTGTCGATCCAGTAACGGGTGTACATACACAAGAGGCAGAATCAGCCTGGGCACGATTAAAGTATCacatcaaaagagaaaaaggcatCCGTAAGCCTGATATCCAGGCTTTCCTGGATGAGCAAATGTGGCGGGACTGGAAAGGACTCGACTCAGTCTTTGATAATATGCTAGTTTTAATTCCAAACTACTATCCGTTGTGA
- the LOC136926479 gene encoding uncharacterized protein has product MDTSSFICALRHFFAIRGPASMLRCDRGTNSIGGKSKLDDAIRELDQPSLERYTKGKGCEWLFNPPHASHFGGVWERQIGTVRRVLDAMFLELGRSQLTHELRVTLMTEVTAIVNARPLTTMPSDANEPQPLSPAMLLTKKTRPLASPPGVFVPSDLYSRRRWR; this is encoded by the coding sequence ATGGACACAAGCTCCTTCATTTGTGCATTGAGGCACTTCTTTGCAATCCGTGGTCCTGCGTCAATGCTGAGATGTGATCGGGGTACAAATTCCATTGGAGGGAAATCCAAACTGGATGATGCTATCAGAGAGCTGGACCAACCCAGTCTAGAGCGCTACACCAAAGGAAAGGGCTGCGAGTGGCTTTTCAATCCGCCTCATGCCTCACACTTTGGAGGTGTGTGGGAGCGACAGATAGGAACCGTACGTCGTGTATTGGATGCCATGTTTCTGGAGCTTGGAAGGTCTCAACTCACACACGAACTTCGGGTAACCCTGATGACAGAAGTGACCGCGATTGTCAATGCACGCCCCCTCACCACCATGCCATCCGATGCAAATGAGCCACAACCTCTTTCGCCAGCCATGCTCCTAACAAAGAAAACACGTCCACTTGCTTCCCCGCCTGGAGTCTTTGTCCCTTCAGACTTGTACTCACGACGCCGTTGGAGATGA
- the LOC136926478 gene encoding uncharacterized protein gives MKINAITYYTDSKVVLGYIHNSSRRFHVYVANRVQLIRTVSSPQQWRYIHTSQNPADLATHRLSAPDLTGSDWITGPSFLRSQTNVLPKQEEEIPLDVHDPEIRKEVLAHNTNIGERRGLGTERFSCFSSLASLQRAIANPIVMGKEFLHCKSKPQDLLTLSLNNRPRSPTVLEQQ, from the coding sequence ATGAAGATCAATGCCATCACATACTATACAGATTCAAAGGTCGTGCTTGGCTACATTCACAACAGCAGCCGTAGGTTCCACGTCTACGTGGCCAACCGCGTTCAATTAATCCGGACAGTTTCCAGCCCTCAGCAGTGGAGGTATATCCATACCAGCCAGAACCCTGCAGACCTTGCAACACACCGTCTCTCTGCCCCGGACCTGACCGGATCTGACTGGATAACAGGGCCGAGCTTTCTCAGAAGCCAAACCAATGTACTACCAAAACAGGAAGAGGAAATTCCCCTGGACGTGCATGATCCAGAAATCCGCAAAGAAGTTTTGGCTCATAATACGAACATCGGAGAACGCCGTGGCCTTGGCACCGAAAGGTTCTCATGCTTCTCAAGCCTTGCCTCTCTGCAACGTGCCATCGCCAACCCGATTGTGATGGGGAAAGAATTCCTTCACTGTAAAAGCAAACCGCAAGATCTCTTGACATTATCCCTGAACAACAGACCTCGCAGCCCCACTGTGCTGGAGCAGCAGTAG